The following coding sequences are from one Salvia hispanica cultivar TCC Black 2014 chromosome 3, UniMelb_Shisp_WGS_1.0, whole genome shotgun sequence window:
- the LOC125211867 gene encoding proteasome assembly chaperone 2, producing the protein MELYLEDGKQLSPKSSTLILPALSIGNVGQLAVDLLISSLKAEKVACLDDPNVLPCVGNDAYSPSPLGKLALSLEAYEASSSELTLVQQRSPVVKGMMMAYAKNIANFAAANGKKHIVLLSSLDFGRWRNIDMSSGLQIYYLSSSNLDGTDAECESLGWKKLQDYDPAVRMWKYLDTLAQEVSVPDEDSPFEELGDEDYYPSLPFAALFSCFKAKGLKVTCLFCYCSEGDNIPEAFSMAEAAGKLVGLNDFLGKDNGAGKWITPFSWQSVYGPPADMTMF; encoded by the exons ATGGAGTTATATCTCGAAGATGGAAAACAACTATCCCCTAAATCATCCACTCTAATTctg CCGGCTCTGTCGATCGGAAATGTAGGACAGTTAGCTGTGGATCTGCTAATTTCGTCTCTAAAAGCGGAAAAGGTCGCCTGTTTAGACGATCCAAATGTGCTTCCTTGCGTTGGCAATGATGCTTATTCGCCGTCGCCTCTCGGAAAGCTAGCTCTTTCTCTTGAAG CTTATGAAGCATCTTCCAGTGAGTTGACACTTGTGCAGCAGCGCTCTCCAGTTGTTAAG GGTATGATGATGGCATATGCTAAGAACATAGCAAATTTTGCAGCTGCTAACGGAAAGAAGCACATCGTCTTGCTTTCCAGCTTAGATTTTGGGCGATGGAGGAATATTGATATGTCAAG TGGCTTGCAGATCTATTACTTATCTAGCTCCAATTTGGATGGAACTGATGCTGAATGTGAAAGCCTTGGGTGGAAAAAACTGCAAGATTATGATCCTGCCGTGAGAATGTGGAAGTATCTTGACACATTAGCTCAAGAAGTGTCTGTACCTGATGAAGATTCTCCTTTTGAGGAATTGGGTGATGAAGATTACTATCCAAGTTTACCTTTTGCTGCACTGTTTTCATGCTTTAAG GCTAAAGGGTTGAAGGTGACTTGCTTGTTCTGTTACTGCTCGGAGGGAGACAATATACCCGAAGCTTTCTCAATGGCTGAGGCAGCAGGCAAACTTGTTGGATTGAATGACTTTCTGG GCAAGGACAATGGTGCTGGTAAATGGATCACACCGTTCTCGTGGCAGAGCGTATACGGACCTCCAGCAGATATGACTATGTTCTAG
- the LOC125210705 gene encoding CASP-like protein 5C1, with amino-acid sequence MKSVPGSLGTAASIALRFGQVIFSSSSIVFMSLGVGFYSYTAFCFSVTIMGLAIPWSFTLAILDGYSILTKFPVHQSGIFMVIIIGDLVLSFLTLAAASSTASLVDLLLKADVSFCPPRLCSRYQISAAMAFLSWFLLLVSSLFNIWLLPWLDAD; translated from the exons ATGAAAAGTGTACCGGGTTCTTTAGGAACAGCTGCTAGCATTGCTTTGAGATTTGGCCAGGTCATATTCTCTTCATCGTCTATAGTCTTCATGTCTTTAGGAGTTGGATTCTACAGCTACACGGCCTTTTG CTTTTCAGTAACAATCATGGGCTTGGCTATTCCATGGAGTTTCACTTTGGCAATACTTGATGGATATTCCATCCTGACTAAGTTCCCCGTACATCAATCCGGCATTTTCATGGTTATCATAATAGGGGACTTG gTCTTATCCTTTCTCACACTAGCAGCAGCGAGCTCGACTGCAAGTCTTGTCGATCTTCTGCTAAAAGCTGATGTGTCCTTTTGTCCCCCGAGACTCTGTAGTAGATATCAGATATCGGCAGCAATGGCTTTCTTGTCATGGTTCCTTTTGCTGGTATCATCTCTTTTCAATATTTGGCTACTTCCATGGTTAGACGCTGATTGA
- the LOC125210704 gene encoding pentatricopeptide repeat-containing protein At2g15980, with product MKFFTEIHGVVLNQFPKIHSLLTQTISFSSSPHSDIVSAAASILKHHRSKSRWSHLRSLLATTKDNRLTSSQFSQVSLQLRNNPHLVLRFFYFTVHHSLTSHSPSSYATAIHILSRSRLKLHALKLIKSAMVAFSDAQSGSAVVILEALVKTYRACDSAPFVFDLLVKACLESKKIDSALEIYSVLKSKRVLLKTSTLNCLIELVSKTRSCFTGYDLYKEIFHQNVDNGDKLRSNLPNPNTLNVVMVGFYREGMLEKVEEVWEEYARVECLPNVYSFNVLMATYCDHGRMEDAMRVWEEMEDKGLTRDAVAYNTIIGGLCRTGEVERAEEIYREMLMQGVDSSCITFEHLINGYCEIGDVDSALMLYKDMCRKKFSPSSSTVNTIIRLLCDKDEISAASDFWWMASKKHDAALERENYENLVKGLCGKGKMEEALKIQAEMVVKGFQPNADMYGVFIDGYDKLGNEAMVSKLRKEMLDNETLSE from the coding sequence ATGAAATTCTTTACAGAAATCCATGGCGTCGTCCTCAATCAATTTCCAAAAATCCATTCCCTACTCACGCAAACCATCTCGTTTTCTTCATCACCGCATTCCGACATTgtctccgccgccgcctcgaTTTTAAAGCACCACCGCTCGAAGTCCCGGTGGTCCCACCTCCGCTCACTCCTCGCCACCACCAAAGACAACCGCCTCACCTCATCTCAATTCTCTCAAGTCTCCCTTCAATTGCGCAACAATCCGCACCTGGTCCTCCGCTTCTTCTACTTCACCGTCCACCACTCTCTCACCTCTCATTCCCCCTCCTCCTACGCCACCGCCATTCACATTCTCTCTCGATCCAGGCTCAAGCTCCACGCACTCAAGCTAATTAAGTCAGCCATGGTTGCGTTCTCCGATGCTCAGTCGGGAAGCGCTGTTGTGATTCTAGAAGCACTGGTGAAAACTTACAGAGCTTGTGATTCTGCTCCCTTTGTGTTTGATTTGTTAGTAAAAGCTTGTTTGGAGTCGAAAAAGATCGATTCCGCGCTTGAGATTTATTCAGTTTTGAAGTCTAAGAGAGTGCTGTTGAAAACTAGCACTTTGAATTGTTTAATTGAATTGGTGTCGAAGACCAGAAGTTGTTTTACCGGATATGATTTGTATAAAGAAATCTTTCATCAAAATGTTGATAATGGCGATAAACTTAGGTCAAATCTTCCAAACCCGAACACGTTGAATGTTGTTATGGTTGGTTTCTACAGGGAGGGGATGTTGGAGAAGGTGGAGGAGGTGTGGGAAGAGTATGCGAGAGTTGAATGTTTGCCAAATGTGTATAGTTTTAATGTGCTGATGGCTACGTACTGTGATCACGGACGAATGGAGGATGCGATGAGAGTATGGGAGGAAATGGAGGATAAAGGTTTGACGCGCGATGCAGTAGCATATAACACCATTATTGGAGGGCTTTGCAGAACTGGAGAGGTTGAGAGAGCAGAGGAGATATATAGAGAAATGCTGATGCAAGGCGTGGATAGTAGTTGTATTACTTTTGAGCATCTCATAAATGGGTATTGTGAAATCGGGGATGTTGATTCCGCATTGATGTTGTATAAGGATATGTGTAGGAAAAAATTTAGCCCAAGTAGTTCTACTGTTAATACTATCATTAGGTTGCTTTGTGATAAGGATGAAATTTCTGCAGCATCTGACTTTTGGTGGATGGCTTCAAAGAAGCATGATGCTGCTTTGGAAAGGGAGAATTATGAGAACTTGGTAAAAGGTTTGTGTGGGAAGGGAAAGATGGAAGAGGCTCTGAAGATTCAGGCAGAGATGGTCGTGAAGGGGTTTCAACCAAATGCAGATATGTATGGTGTATTTATTGATGGTTATGATAAACTAGGAAATGAAGCCATGGTGAGTAAACTTAGGAAAGAAATGCTTGATAATGAAACATTGTCCGAGTAG
- the LOC125217017 gene encoding fasciclin-like arabinogalactan protein 21, whose product MAVSLRFQLPQLLLLISLFISAASDFDGSPSPSISPSLSPSSTVFHTPTHTYPPALFATILSTLGFQELSSAAVTANLSATAPLTIFAPSDASLLSCPSCSLSLLLQELSIPGLYPLHFLLTLTFGTKIETIAPNRCLTVTSNGKDKVFVNGVEITGPDVFNNGLVVIHGLQGFVSHLSPLSCNVERMTSLSFPSPSLTSAAPPSLFIMRLMLKDAIIRLRATGYSVVSLAMRVKYAELAELKAMTIFAIDDTAIFSGGGNAYLSNFRFHVVPNRRLTAADLVTLPTATSLPTLDAANNLVVTTGGGGGPAAPMKINYVRITTIDLLHNTKIVIHGLSSPFPHMMPHQAFSVEAGGSSSEIQQSAACAHFDWERGICAAEAQVPAAMQSAVELQDNRGL is encoded by the coding sequence ATGGCGGTTTCTCTGCGCTTCCAGCTCCCACAACTCCTCCTGCTAATCTCACTCTTCATCTCCGCCGCCTCCGACTTCGACGGCAGCCCCTCCCCCTCCATCTCCCCCTCCCTCTCCCCTTCCTCCACCGTATTCCACACTCCGACTCACACCTATCCCCCCGCTCTCTTCGCCACAATCCTCTCCACACTCGGCTTCCAGGAGctctcctccgccgccgtcaCCGCCAACCTCTCCGCCACCGCACCTCTCACCATCTTCGCCCCCTCCGACGCCTCTCTCCTCTCCTGCCCCTCCTGCTCCCTTTCTCTCCTCCTCCAGGAGCTCTCAATCCCCGGCCTCTACCCCCTCCACTTCCTCCTAACCCTAACTTTTGGTACCAAAATCGAGACGATCGCTCCGAATCGGTGCCTCACCGTCACCAGCAACGGCAAGGACAAGGTCTTCGTCAACGGCGTCGAGATCACCGGCCCTGACGTCTTCAACAACGGCCTCGTCGTCATCCACGGCCTCCAAGGCTTCGTCTCGCACCTCTCGCCGCTCTCCTGCAACGTCGAGCGGATGACGTCGCTCTCGTTCCCCTCGCCGTCGCTCACCTCCGCCGCGCCGCCGTCGCTCTTCATCATGCGCCTGATGCTCAAGGACGCCATAATCCGCCTCCGCGCCACCGGATACAGCGTCGTCTCCCTCGCGATGCGCGTCAAGTACGCCGAGCTCGCCGAGCTCAAGGCGATGACGATTTTCGCGATCGATGATACCGCGATCTTCTCCGGCGGAGGCAACGCCTACTTGTCGAACTTCCGATTCCACGTGGTTCCGAACAGGCGGTTGACGGCGGCGGATCTGGTGACCTTACCGACGGCGACGTCGCTGCCTACTCTCGACGCCGCAAACAATCTGGTGGTGACAACCGGTGGAGGCGGCGGACCTGCTGCGCCGATGAAGATTAATTACGTGAGGATTACCACCATAGATCTGCTGCACAACACCAAAATTGTGATCCATGGATTGTCATCGCCGTTTCCGCACATGATGCCTCATCAGGCGTTCAGTGTAGAAGCTGGCGGTTCTTCCTCTGAGATCCAACAATCCGCCGCCTGTGCTCATTTTGACTGGGAGCGTGGTATATGTGCTGCTGAAGCTCAAGTTCCAGCGGCAATGCAGTCGGCGGTGGAGCTTCAAGATAACCGTGGACTCTGA
- the LOC125214780 gene encoding probable E3 ubiquitin-protein ligase ARI2 isoform X1, with protein MEDDYYLSGNSDDDVGSYPSDKEEESLDGLENNDCDDAQWISSKAPSCKVITRESLLAAQKEDLGRVMDLFSVREHHARTLLIHFRWDVEKVIAVYVEKGKFGIFAEAGVTLAEFVDLDPDEDTSTVRCHICMDDVPAKDVTLMDCGHCFCNDCWTGHFIVKINEGQSKRMRCMAHKCNAICDEAIVRRLVSAQHPDLAEKFDRYLLESYIEDNRMVKWCPSTPHCGNAIRVDNDEFCEVECSCGMQFCFSCASEAHSPCSCLMWKLWSKKCRDESETVNWITVHTKPCPKCHKPVEKNGGCNLVSCVCGQAFCWLCGGATGRDHTWSSIANHSCGRYKEDGKKKAERAKRDLYRYMHYHNRYKAHTDSFKQESRMRETVKEKVSHLEGRDLKLKEFSWVTNGLYRLFRSRRSLSYSYPFAFYMFGDDLFKDEMTEKQREIKQNLFEDQQQQLESNIEKLSKFLEEPFAEYPEEQVMQIRMHVINLCVVIDSLCKKMYDCIENELLGSLEFSIHSIAPYHSNGIEKAEELIVGWNTQASGNSKCQKEADRSNGRPAGVDQASTSGTSDESLKSRKRPRKESSADKLFDLNLPADAH; from the exons atggagGACGATTATTACCTGAGCGGCAACAGCGACGATGATGTTGGATCTTATCCATCCGATAAGGAGGAGGAATCGCTCGACGGACTCGAGAACAACGATTGCGATGATGCTCAATGGATATCATCCAAAGCCCCTTCATGCAAG GTGATTACAAGAGAGTCTCTTTTGGCTGCACAG AAAGAAGATTTGGGGAGAGTGATGGACTTGTTCTCAGTGAGAGAACACCATGCCAGGACCCTACTCATTCATTTCCGATGGGATGTTGAGAAAGTGATTGCAGTTTATGTTGAGAAGggaaaatttggtatttttgctGAAGCAGGGGTAACCTTGGCCGAATTTGTCGACCTAGACCCAGATGAGGATACATCTACAGTAAGGTGCCATATATGTATGGATGATGTGCCTGCAAAAGATGTTACCCTAATGGACTGTGGCCATTGCTTTTGCAACGATT GTTGGACAGGGCATTTTATTGTGAAAATTAATGAGGGTCAAAGCAAGCGGATGAGGTGCATGGCTCATAAGTGCAATGCTATTTGCGATGAAGCTATTGTTAGAAGGTTAGTTAGTGCACAACATCCAGATCTCGCAGAGAAGTTTGACCGCTATCTTCTTGAGTCGTACATTGAAGACAACAGAATGGTCAAATGGTGTCCGAGTACACCCCATTGTGGGAACGCAATAAGAGTTGATAATGATGAATTCTGTGAAGTTGAGTGTTCTTGTGGTATGCAGTTTTGTTTCAGTTGTGCATCAGAGGCACATTCCCCCTGTTCATGCTTGATGTGGAAGCTTTGGAGTAAAAAATGCCGGGATGAATCCGAGACAGTGAACTGGATTACTGTACATACAAAGCCTTGTCCCAAGTGTCACAAACCTGTTGAGAAGAATGGTGGTTGCAATTTAGTTAGCTGTGTATGCGGACAGGCATTTTG CTGGTTGTGTGGTGGTGCTACTGGACGAGACCATACCTGGTCCAGTATTGCTAATCATAGCTGTGGTCGATACAAAGAAGACGGCAAGAAGAAAGCTGAGCGTGCAAAGAGAGACCTATATAGATACATGCATTATCATAATCGTTATAAGGCTCATACTGATTCCTTTAAGCAGGAATCTCGGATGAGGGAGACTGTAAAGGAAAAGGTGTCGCATTTGGAAGGCCGAGATTTAAAGTTAAAGGAATTTAGTTGGGTAACTAATGGACTCTATAGGCTCTTCAGATCACGACGAAGCCTTTCTTATTCATATCCATTTGCTTTCTACATGTTTGGAGATGACTTGTTTAAAGATGAGATGACAGAAAAGCAAAGGGAAATCAAACAGAATTTATTTGAGGACCAACAACAGCAACTGGAGTCAAACATTGAAAAACTATCCAAATTTCTTGAGGAGCCATTTGCTGAGTATCCTGAGGAGCAAGTCATGCAGATAAGGATGCATGTCATTAATCTCTGTGTTGTCATTGACAGCCTATGCAAAAAAAT GTATGATTGCATCGAGAATGAGTTATTGGGTTCACTTGAATTTAGCATTCATAGTATAGCGCCTTATCATTCAAACGGCATTGAGAAGGCTGAAGAGCTGATTGTCGGATGGAATACTCAAGCCAGCGGTAATAGTAAATGTCAGAAAGAAGCCGACCGATCTAATG GACGCCCAGCAGGAGTAGACCAAGCATCAACATCTGGGACTTCCGATGAGAGTCTAAAGTCCCGGAAGCGTCCCAGAAAAGAAAGTTCTGCAGACAAACTGTTTGATCTCAACCTACCCGCGGATGCTCATTAA
- the LOC125214780 gene encoding probable E3 ubiquitin-protein ligase ARI2 isoform X2, with protein sequence MEDDYYLSGNSDDDVGSYPSDKEEESLDGLENNDCDDAQWISSKAPSCKVITRESLLAAQKEDLGRVMDLFSVREHHARTLLIHFRWDVEKVIAVYVEKGKFGIFAEAGVTLAEFVDLDPDEDTSTVRCHICMDDVPAKDVTLMDCGHCFCNDCWTGHFIVKINEGQSKRMRCMAHKCNAICDEAIVRRLVSAQHPDLAEKFDRYLLESYIEDNRMVKWCPSTPHCGNAIRVDNDEFCEVECSCGMQFCFSCASEAHSPCSCLMWKLWSKKCRDESETVNWITVHTKPCPKCHKPVEKNGGCNLVSCVCGQAFCWLCGGATGRDHTWSSIANHSCGRYKEDGKKKAERAKRDLYRYMHYHNRYKAHTDSFKQESRMRETVKEKVSHLEGRDLKLKEFSWVTNGLYRLFRSRRSLSYSYPFAFYMFGDDLFKDEMTEKQREIKQNLFEDQQQQLESNIEKLSKFLEEPFAEYPEEQVMQIRMHVINLCVVIDSLCKKMYDCIENELLGSLEFSIHSIAPYHSNGIEKAEELIVGWNTQASGNSKCQKEADRSNEDYIRCAF encoded by the exons atggagGACGATTATTACCTGAGCGGCAACAGCGACGATGATGTTGGATCTTATCCATCCGATAAGGAGGAGGAATCGCTCGACGGACTCGAGAACAACGATTGCGATGATGCTCAATGGATATCATCCAAAGCCCCTTCATGCAAG GTGATTACAAGAGAGTCTCTTTTGGCTGCACAG AAAGAAGATTTGGGGAGAGTGATGGACTTGTTCTCAGTGAGAGAACACCATGCCAGGACCCTACTCATTCATTTCCGATGGGATGTTGAGAAAGTGATTGCAGTTTATGTTGAGAAGggaaaatttggtatttttgctGAAGCAGGGGTAACCTTGGCCGAATTTGTCGACCTAGACCCAGATGAGGATACATCTACAGTAAGGTGCCATATATGTATGGATGATGTGCCTGCAAAAGATGTTACCCTAATGGACTGTGGCCATTGCTTTTGCAACGATT GTTGGACAGGGCATTTTATTGTGAAAATTAATGAGGGTCAAAGCAAGCGGATGAGGTGCATGGCTCATAAGTGCAATGCTATTTGCGATGAAGCTATTGTTAGAAGGTTAGTTAGTGCACAACATCCAGATCTCGCAGAGAAGTTTGACCGCTATCTTCTTGAGTCGTACATTGAAGACAACAGAATGGTCAAATGGTGTCCGAGTACACCCCATTGTGGGAACGCAATAAGAGTTGATAATGATGAATTCTGTGAAGTTGAGTGTTCTTGTGGTATGCAGTTTTGTTTCAGTTGTGCATCAGAGGCACATTCCCCCTGTTCATGCTTGATGTGGAAGCTTTGGAGTAAAAAATGCCGGGATGAATCCGAGACAGTGAACTGGATTACTGTACATACAAAGCCTTGTCCCAAGTGTCACAAACCTGTTGAGAAGAATGGTGGTTGCAATTTAGTTAGCTGTGTATGCGGACAGGCATTTTG CTGGTTGTGTGGTGGTGCTACTGGACGAGACCATACCTGGTCCAGTATTGCTAATCATAGCTGTGGTCGATACAAAGAAGACGGCAAGAAGAAAGCTGAGCGTGCAAAGAGAGACCTATATAGATACATGCATTATCATAATCGTTATAAGGCTCATACTGATTCCTTTAAGCAGGAATCTCGGATGAGGGAGACTGTAAAGGAAAAGGTGTCGCATTTGGAAGGCCGAGATTTAAAGTTAAAGGAATTTAGTTGGGTAACTAATGGACTCTATAGGCTCTTCAGATCACGACGAAGCCTTTCTTATTCATATCCATTTGCTTTCTACATGTTTGGAGATGACTTGTTTAAAGATGAGATGACAGAAAAGCAAAGGGAAATCAAACAGAATTTATTTGAGGACCAACAACAGCAACTGGAGTCAAACATTGAAAAACTATCCAAATTTCTTGAGGAGCCATTTGCTGAGTATCCTGAGGAGCAAGTCATGCAGATAAGGATGCATGTCATTAATCTCTGTGTTGTCATTGACAGCCTATGCAAAAAAAT GTATGATTGCATCGAGAATGAGTTATTGGGTTCACTTGAATTTAGCATTCATAGTATAGCGCCTTATCATTCAAACGGCATTGAGAAGGCTGAAGAGCTGATTGTCGGATGGAATACTCAAGCCAGCGGTAATAGTAAATGTCAGAAAGAAGCCGACCGATCTAATG AGGATTACATTCGATGTGCTTTCTGA
- the LOC125214780 gene encoding probable E3 ubiquitin-protein ligase ARI2 isoform X3, with amino-acid sequence MEDDYYLSGNSDDDVGSYPSDKEEESLDGLENNDCDDAQWISSKAPSCKVITRESLLAAQKEDLGRVMDLFSVREHHARTLLIHFRWDVEKVIAVYVEKGKFGIFAEAGVTLAEFVDLDPDEDTSTVRCHICMDDVPAKDVTLMDCGHCFCNDCWTGHFIVKINEGQSKRMRCMAHKCNAICDEAIVRRLVSAQHPDLAEKFDRYLLESYIEDNRMVKWCPSTPHCGNAIRVDNDEFCEVECSCGMQFCFSCASEAHSPCSCLMWKLWSKKCRDESETVNWITVHTKPCPKCHKPVEKNGGCNLVSCVCGQAFCWLCGGATGRDHTWSSIANHSCGRYKEDGKKKAERAKRDLYRYMHYHNRYKAHTDSFKQESRMRETVKEKVSHLEGRDLKLKEFSWVTNGLYRLFRSRRSLSYSYPFAFYMFGDDLFKDEMTEKQREIKQNLFEDQQQQLESNIEKLSKFLEEPFAEYPEEQVMQIRMHVINLCVVIDSLCKKILQV; translated from the exons atggagGACGATTATTACCTGAGCGGCAACAGCGACGATGATGTTGGATCTTATCCATCCGATAAGGAGGAGGAATCGCTCGACGGACTCGAGAACAACGATTGCGATGATGCTCAATGGATATCATCCAAAGCCCCTTCATGCAAG GTGATTACAAGAGAGTCTCTTTTGGCTGCACAG AAAGAAGATTTGGGGAGAGTGATGGACTTGTTCTCAGTGAGAGAACACCATGCCAGGACCCTACTCATTCATTTCCGATGGGATGTTGAGAAAGTGATTGCAGTTTATGTTGAGAAGggaaaatttggtatttttgctGAAGCAGGGGTAACCTTGGCCGAATTTGTCGACCTAGACCCAGATGAGGATACATCTACAGTAAGGTGCCATATATGTATGGATGATGTGCCTGCAAAAGATGTTACCCTAATGGACTGTGGCCATTGCTTTTGCAACGATT GTTGGACAGGGCATTTTATTGTGAAAATTAATGAGGGTCAAAGCAAGCGGATGAGGTGCATGGCTCATAAGTGCAATGCTATTTGCGATGAAGCTATTGTTAGAAGGTTAGTTAGTGCACAACATCCAGATCTCGCAGAGAAGTTTGACCGCTATCTTCTTGAGTCGTACATTGAAGACAACAGAATGGTCAAATGGTGTCCGAGTACACCCCATTGTGGGAACGCAATAAGAGTTGATAATGATGAATTCTGTGAAGTTGAGTGTTCTTGTGGTATGCAGTTTTGTTTCAGTTGTGCATCAGAGGCACATTCCCCCTGTTCATGCTTGATGTGGAAGCTTTGGAGTAAAAAATGCCGGGATGAATCCGAGACAGTGAACTGGATTACTGTACATACAAAGCCTTGTCCCAAGTGTCACAAACCTGTTGAGAAGAATGGTGGTTGCAATTTAGTTAGCTGTGTATGCGGACAGGCATTTTG CTGGTTGTGTGGTGGTGCTACTGGACGAGACCATACCTGGTCCAGTATTGCTAATCATAGCTGTGGTCGATACAAAGAAGACGGCAAGAAGAAAGCTGAGCGTGCAAAGAGAGACCTATATAGATACATGCATTATCATAATCGTTATAAGGCTCATACTGATTCCTTTAAGCAGGAATCTCGGATGAGGGAGACTGTAAAGGAAAAGGTGTCGCATTTGGAAGGCCGAGATTTAAAGTTAAAGGAATTTAGTTGGGTAACTAATGGACTCTATAGGCTCTTCAGATCACGACGAAGCCTTTCTTATTCATATCCATTTGCTTTCTACATGTTTGGAGATGACTTGTTTAAAGATGAGATGACAGAAAAGCAAAGGGAAATCAAACAGAATTTATTTGAGGACCAACAACAGCAACTGGAGTCAAACATTGAAAAACTATCCAAATTTCTTGAGGAGCCATTTGCTGAGTATCCTGAGGAGCAAGTCATGCAGATAAGGATGCATGTCATTAATCTCTGTGTTGTCATTGACAGCCTATGCAAAAAAAT TTTGCAGGTATGA
- the LOC125217092 gene encoding UPF0496 protein At4g34320-like, whose translation MGSHLSKKHDEKTHPSSSSSSSSAFSRELNSYSAACRVDADLQAFDTSLQARTSNVISSLAAGMEVRALSFDSLQQVTECLLDMNHEVVKVILDCKKDIWRNQELFDLVEEFFDNSLRTLDFCAALEKCLKRARDSQLLVLLALNQFEEEDKKNNDDSVGSLFGNKYSKTLEELKSFKQAGDPFTDEFYKMFQSVQQQQMQMLRKLQKKKRKLDKKLNCIKSWRKISSVIFAATFAAVLICSVVAAAMAAPPVAAALAAATAVPVGSMGKWIDSLMKGYEAAVKGEKEMVNCMNVGTFVTIKDLESIRAMIERVEVEMEAMVGAAEMAEGDEEAVRVGIGEIRKKVEVFMRKVEELGAMADGCSRDIRKARTVILQRIIKPPRSSD comes from the exons ATGGGAAGCCATCTTAGCAAGAAGCATGATGAAAAAACTCATCCAtcatcgtcgtcgtcgtcatcGTCAGCGTTTTCGAGGGAACTGAACTCGTATTCGGCCGCCTGCAGAGTCGACGCGGACCTGCAGGCGTTCGACACGTCTCTGCAGGCTCGGACGAGCAACGTGATCAGCTCCCTCGCTGCGGGGATGGAAGTCCGAGCTCTCTCATTCGACTCGCTCCAACAG gTCACGGAATGCCTCCTCGACATGAATCATGAGGTCGTGAAAGTCATCCTCGACTGCAAAAAGGACATTTGGAGGAACCAGGAGCTGTTTGACCTGGTTGAGGAGTTCTTCGACAACAGCCTGAGAACCCTCGACTTCTGCGCCGCGCTCGAGAAATGCCTCAAGCGTGCCCGCGACAGCCAGCTCCTGGTCCTCCTGGCCCTCAACCAGTTCGAGgaagaagacaaaaaaaataacgaCGACTCTGTCGGTTcattatttggaaataaatactccaaaaCACTAGAGGAACTCAAAAGCTTCAAACAAGCCGGAGATCCGTTCACCGACGAATTCTACAAAATGTTCCAATCCGTACAGCAGCAACAGATGCAGATGCTTCGGAAGCTGCAGAAGAAGAAGCGGAAACTCGACAAGAAGCTCAATTGCATCAAGTCGTGGAGGAAAATCTCGAGCGTGATATTCGCGGCAACGTTCGCGGCGGTGCTGATTTGCTcggtggtggcggcggcgatggCGGCGCCGCCGGTGGCGGCGGCACtcgcggcggcgacggcggtgcCGGTGGGGTCGATGGGGAAGTGGATAGACTCGCTGATGAAGGGGTACGAGGCGGCGGTGAAGGGGGAGAAGGAGATGGTGAATTGCATGAATGTGGGGACCTTTGTGACGATCAAGGATTTGGAGAGCATTCGGGCGATGATCGAGCGGGTGGAGGTGGAGATGGAGGCGATGGTGGGGGCCGCGGAGATGGCGGAGGGGGACGAGGAGGCGGTGAGGGTCGGGATCGGGGAGATTAGGAAGAAGGTGGAGGTGTTTATGAGGAAGGTGGAGGAGTTGGGGGCGATGGCGGATGGCTGCAGCCGAGATATTAGGAAGGCGAGGACGGTTATTCTGCAGAGGATTATCAAGCCGCCGCGGTCGTCAGATTGA